CGAGCTCGCGCCGCAGCCCGGCGTCGTCCAGCAGGCGCAGGCAGGCCGCGGCGAAGGCGGCATGGTCACGGGGCGGCACCACCAGCCCGGCGTCGCCGACCGCTTCGCGGACCCCGCCGACATCGGTGCACACCGGTGGCCGCCCGGTGCACATCGACTCCACCACGGTGTACGGGAACCCCTCGGACACGCTGGGCAGCGCGACCAGGTGACCAGCGTGGTAGGCGTCTGCCTGGCGGGGCACCCTGCCCTCGAAAACCGCGGAGCCGTCCAGGCCGAGCTCGGCCGCCAGCCGCAGGCAGTCGGCGTGATAGTCCTCGTTGCCAGCCGGGACCGGACCGAACATCCGCAGCCGCGCCCCCGGCCGCCGCGCCCGCACCAGCGCGAACGCCCTGAGCAGGGTGTGCAGGTCCTTCAGCGGGTCGATCCGGCCGACGAACACGATGGTCGCCTCGTCCGGTTCCGCCCCGGCCGGTGGGAAGTCGGCGGGGTCGATGCCGTTGTACATGGTGCGTACCCGCTCCGGGGCCGCGCCGTTGTAGATCCCCCAGCGCCGGTTGTAGCTGGAGTGCGGTGCCAGCAGGTCCGCGGTCCGGTAGCCCGCGGCGGCCAGCGCGCGGAAGAACCGCAGCAACAGCAACCGCACCGCGGGGGACACCGGTTCCTGCGCGCTGCCGAGATAGCGCTCGCGCAGGTACACCCCGTGTTCGGAAAGCACGATCGGGGTGCCGTGTGCCCATTTCGCCGCCATACCGACCAGGGCGCTGGTGCCGTTCATCGCCAGGTGACAGACGTCCGCCCGTACCGGTGGCTGGGCCAGTGGCCGGAGCAGGTGCTCGATCCGGTCGGTGGCCACGATCGCGTCATGTAGGGTCAGCTTCCCCGGCGCGCCTTCGCCTGCCTCCCGCCAGGCCACCAGCAGCCGGTCCACCGAGTCGTTCGTGGACAGTGCGGCCCCCAGGTCACCGTGCCGGGCGTAGTCGAAAAAGCCGCGCAGCGCCGCGAGGAACTCGGTGCCGCGCTCATGGCGTAGCCGCGGGTCCGGCTCGGCCGCGGCGAGCATGGCGCGCAGGAACGCGCGATGGGTGTCGGCGAAGGAGCCGGGCACCCGCCGGGCCCGCGCCGGCGGCCCCGCCCACAGCGGGATGTTCACCACCCCGGCCAGGTTGGCCGGAACCGGCCAGGCGACGCGCTCGGTGCCGTGGGCTGTGATCGCCACCGCGGTGAAGCTGTGCTCCGGCATTCCCTCGATCAGCTGGTGCGTCCACAGGCTCACCCCACCTGGCCCGAACGGGTAGGTGCTCTCCGACACCACGGCGATATGCCGTGCGGTCTCCGCGGCCGTCATGAGCGCGGGCTGGCGGTCAGGGTGACGGTTTCCCGCGCGGTCACGCCGAGCCGGGACACCGGGTCGGAGCCGTACCATTCGGCCCGATCCGTGGAGTCCTGGTCCGCCGCGGTGGCTTCCCTGGTTTCCAGTCCGGTCAGGAACATCGAGCCGGTGGTTTCCGGGCTGAGCGTGACGGCGCCGGAGGTGCGGTCCCACACCGCGTCCGCGCCAGCATCGAGCTCGGCGAAATGCGCGTTGCGCGCCTCCACGTACCGCGCCAGCTCGGTCCATTCGGGATTCTTCAGCGGAACCGCGAACAGCTCGCCGTATCGGGTGAGCACCTCCGCCAGCCAGTCGAAGGTCAGGCTGTGCCGCCCGTCGTAGGCGTGCAGGTTGCCCTGATGCAGGGTGTGCGCGTAGGCGGAACCGCTGGCCAGGTGCCGCAGCGCCAGCCCGGCCTCGGCGGCCACGATCTCCCGGTAGCCGAGTTCGGTGCCGTGGGCAGCGTTGTAGGAGGCGGCCTGCTCCGCCGGGGTGGTCGCCGCGAAGCCGATTCCGGTGGGCCAGTCCGGTACCACGAAC
The sequence above is drawn from the Amycolatopsis aidingensis genome and encodes:
- the pelF gene encoding GT4 family glycosyltransferase PelF, which produces MTAAETARHIAVVSESTYPFGPGGVSLWTHQLIEGMPEHSFTAVAITAHGTERVAWPVPANLAGVVNIPLWAGPPARARRVPGSFADTHRAFLRAMLAAAEPDPRLRHERGTEFLAALRGFFDYARHGDLGAALSTNDSVDRLLVAWREAGEGAPGKLTLHDAIVATDRIEHLLRPLAQPPVRADVCHLAMNGTSALVGMAAKWAHGTPIVLSEHGVYLRERYLGSAQEPVSPAVRLLLLRFFRALAAAGYRTADLLAPHSSYNRRWGIYNGAAPERVRTMYNGIDPADFPPAGAEPDEATIVFVGRIDPLKDLHTLLRAFALVRARRPGARLRMFGPVPAGNEDYHADCLRLAAELGLDGSAVFEGRVPRQADAYHAGHLVALPSVSEGFPYTVVESMCTGRPPVCTDVGGVREAVGDAGLVVPPRDHAAFAAACLRLLDDAGLRRELGARARRRVLDRFTLGRWNDAYREVYRDLLRDPVPALTGGPGTVAVD